One window of Vibrio sinaloensis genomic DNA carries:
- a CDS encoding pilus assembly protein TadG-related protein: protein MNRMQSGRMLRRQKGLVLVLVTAAMFALIGVAALSIDVNHALMNKSRLQNSADAAALAAAVVIDGDGSTVDATAAANTTVTNIANASGNGELSFPAGSILVQFTNDPQSFPAPPQTQTAGFDADQDTFVRVIISNYQLENYFADWLGIDKALNVSAAAGPSPSAPAVNVVPMAVCQDESATGSKGYDTGKLYALKIADLDQTEMGAGNYQLLDFGSGADTVRTALAGGFEGRVGIGDTVLTKPGNTVGPVGQGLNTRFGNYGGGGLSETDYPTDVYVKEPVKKATLDKDGNLVYDDKSGAGGQAWSYTDYQAAMPCTGDSACRINEGGQYDRRILVIPIVDCSGATGGTNSFTVTALGCFFMLQQAPTSNSGKEAVFGEFLHDCSAYGGTPGQNSDSEGPYLIVLYKDPDRRES from the coding sequence ATGAATCGGATGCAAAGTGGCCGAATGTTACGTCGGCAAAAAGGGTTAGTTTTGGTACTGGTAACAGCTGCCATGTTTGCTCTGATAGGGGTTGCGGCGCTGTCCATCGACGTCAATCATGCCCTGATGAACAAGTCACGACTGCAAAACAGTGCCGATGCGGCGGCATTAGCCGCAGCGGTCGTGATTGACGGTGATGGCTCGACCGTCGATGCCACTGCTGCGGCTAACACCACAGTGACCAATATAGCGAATGCTTCTGGTAATGGTGAGTTGTCCTTTCCCGCTGGTTCGATTTTGGTCCAGTTCACCAACGATCCACAAAGCTTCCCAGCTCCACCGCAAACGCAAACCGCGGGCTTTGATGCCGACCAAGATACCTTTGTAAGAGTGATCATCAGTAATTACCAGTTAGAAAACTACTTTGCTGATTGGCTGGGGATCGACAAAGCGCTGAATGTCTCGGCTGCCGCCGGCCCTAGCCCTAGCGCGCCTGCGGTCAATGTGGTGCCTATGGCGGTATGCCAAGATGAAAGTGCCACAGGGAGTAAAGGTTACGATACTGGCAAACTGTATGCGCTGAAAATTGCCGACTTAGATCAGACTGAAATGGGCGCGGGTAACTATCAGTTACTTGATTTTGGCTCTGGTGCCGATACGGTGCGAACTGCCTTAGCGGGAGGCTTTGAAGGTCGTGTCGGTATTGGCGATACGGTATTGACTAAGCCGGGTAATACGGTGGGTCCGGTAGGCCAAGGTTTAAACACCCGTTTTGGTAACTATGGCGGTGGTGGGTTGTCTGAAACTGATTATCCGACCGATGTTTATGTTAAAGAACCGGTTAAAAAAGCTACGCTGGATAAGGATGGGAATTTAGTTTACGACGACAAGTCAGGAGCGGGCGGGCAAGCTTGGAGCTACACAGACTATCAAGCCGCTATGCCCTGTACCGGTGATAGTGCCTGCCGGATTAACGAAGGGGGCCAGTATGATCGCCGCATTCTAGTGATCCCTATCGTTGATTGCTCAGGTGCGACAGGCGGGACCAACAGTTTCACTGTGACCGCACTGGGCTGTTTCTTTATGTTGCAGCAAGCGCCAACGTCAAACAGCGGCAAAGAAGCGGTGTTTGGTGAGTTTCTTCATGATTGCTCTGCTTACGGGGGGACGCCAGGACAAAACTCTGACTCTGAGGGGCCATACTTGATTGTGCTTTACAAAGATCCGGATCGGAGGGAGTCGTGA
- a CDS encoding AAA family ATPase, with the protein MGEAVPIAPSGDAPIRLKTNLTIWVFYSSDAFHLHISHELSKCLSISYEMISFHGLVVANLAHFSPPDLIFVETGPNWAQKIVELQHYEAPDIHQDNHEASLIVFGNENDNGALKIALRIGAADFVSNTAQIDDLIPLLKNVAEEKVASRNLGELLVFMNTKGGSGASTIALNSAIKMANQFPEQVLLLDLDLQFGVVNDYLSIQPTYSMTDALANVSDLDEVALSTFVTKHKSGLHVLSFKRENSHENYEKAKHLNKLLPLLREHYPYVIVDLSRGLDRLFAPVLAPATKIFLIAQQNLVAIKNTTQMMKLLSFEFGLNREQMEVVINRYEKRQSIRLKDIQGTLGDIPVHTVPNEFKIALESANLGKPFIESKKSSSIAKSIVRFVQSLTPEPETKKSWLKRLFS; encoded by the coding sequence ATGGGAGAGGCTGTGCCGATAGCGCCAAGCGGGGATGCCCCGATCAGATTGAAAACCAACCTTACGATTTGGGTATTCTACTCCTCGGATGCGTTTCATCTCCACATTAGCCATGAGCTTTCTAAATGTTTGAGCATCAGCTACGAGATGATCTCCTTTCACGGTTTAGTGGTGGCGAACTTAGCCCACTTTTCTCCACCAGATTTAATTTTCGTTGAGACCGGACCCAATTGGGCGCAAAAAATTGTTGAGCTGCAACACTATGAAGCGCCGGATATTCATCAAGATAACCACGAAGCGTCGTTGATTGTCTTTGGCAATGAAAATGACAATGGCGCGTTGAAAATTGCCCTGCGTATCGGTGCGGCAGATTTTGTCTCTAACACGGCGCAAATTGATGATTTGATTCCATTACTCAAAAACGTCGCAGAGGAAAAAGTCGCCAGCCGCAATTTAGGGGAACTGCTGGTGTTTATGAATACCAAAGGAGGCTCCGGCGCGTCGACGATTGCGCTCAACTCGGCGATAAAAATGGCCAACCAGTTCCCAGAGCAAGTGTTATTGCTCGATCTCGACTTGCAGTTTGGTGTTGTGAATGACTATCTCAGTATCCAACCCACCTACAGTATGACCGATGCGTTAGCGAACGTTTCCGATCTTGATGAAGTCGCGCTGAGTACCTTTGTCACCAAACATAAATCGGGGCTGCATGTACTCTCCTTTAAGCGCGAAAATAGCCACGAAAACTATGAGAAGGCCAAGCATCTCAACAAACTGTTGCCGCTACTAAGAGAACACTACCCCTATGTCATTGTCGACCTCTCTCGTGGTTTAGATCGCTTGTTTGCTCCGGTTTTAGCCCCTGCAACTAAGATTTTTTTAATCGCCCAGCAAAATCTCGTGGCGATAAAAAATACCACGCAAATGATGAAGTTGCTGTCATTTGAGTTTGGTCTGAACAGAGAACAGATGGAAGTGGTGATCAACCGTTATGAGAAGCGTCAGTCGATTCGATTGAAAGATATTCAAGGCACCTTGGGCGATATTCCTGTGCATACAGTACCCAATGAGTTCAAGATTGCACTTGAGAGTGCCAACCTAGGCAAGCCTTTCATTGAGAGCAAGAAAAGCAGTTCCATTGCCAAATCGATTGTCCGATTTGTTCAGTCTTTAACACCTGAGCCTGAAACCAAGAAAAGTTGGTTAAAACGACTATTTTCCTAA
- a CDS encoding AAA family ATPase translates to MVESTAPIKHRVELTPQADAPPVPTSFDALGIPKAVLENLLIKHLAAYPKSDILQLTKLMCINSHMIEEMLGDLRAKSLVEVFQAQSAGFQTSSSGHVRYGLSEQGMQEADVAFAKDAYLGPAPVSLEAYDTMVKAQDVRAQMVNRQDVTHALSEVLGAERMISSLGPAINSGRALLLYGDAGTGKTFVATRILNSLNTSVYIPYAVYAAGNIIKVFSPQHHKRVTSSEIQSIAFKEQFDRRWCLCERPSIQVGGELTMDMLEVNHSEHNRVWMAPLQMMANNGIFIIDDLGRQTMPVATLLNRWIVPMEYFYDYLSLPNGQQITIPFILTLAFSTNLDPEKISDPAFLRRLGYKIQFGPLLETEYRQLWDKLSQGRKLQLAEGCFPTLLDLHQQHSVGFYPCIPKDLVGISRDIIVFEEAEPVITSDIVARAWEVYFTADGKGGGAR, encoded by the coding sequence ATGGTTGAGTCGACAGCTCCGATTAAGCATAGGGTGGAGTTAACGCCGCAAGCCGACGCGCCTCCAGTGCCTACTTCGTTTGATGCTTTGGGCATCCCCAAAGCGGTTTTGGAAAACCTGCTAATTAAGCATCTCGCTGCCTACCCCAAGTCTGACATCTTGCAACTAACCAAATTGATGTGCATTAACAGCCACATGATTGAAGAGATGTTAGGCGATTTAAGAGCCAAATCTTTGGTTGAGGTGTTCCAAGCGCAAAGTGCTGGTTTTCAAACGTCCAGTTCAGGCCATGTCCGTTACGGATTGTCCGAACAAGGAATGCAGGAGGCGGATGTCGCCTTTGCCAAAGATGCCTACTTAGGTCCAGCGCCCGTCTCCCTAGAAGCCTACGATACTATGGTTAAAGCACAAGATGTGCGCGCGCAAATGGTTAATCGTCAAGATGTTACTCATGCGTTGAGTGAGGTCCTCGGTGCAGAAAGAATGATTTCAAGCTTAGGCCCTGCGATTAACTCGGGTAGAGCCTTGTTGCTGTATGGTGATGCGGGTACGGGTAAAACGTTTGTCGCGACACGTATCCTCAACTCGCTCAATACATCCGTCTACATCCCCTATGCGGTCTACGCGGCAGGGAACATCATTAAAGTTTTCTCTCCCCAGCACCACAAACGCGTGACCAGCTCGGAAATCCAATCCATCGCATTTAAAGAGCAATTTGACCGCCGTTGGTGCCTATGTGAGCGTCCAAGCATCCAAGTCGGGGGGGAACTGACAATGGATATGCTCGAAGTTAATCACAGTGAACACAATCGAGTGTGGATGGCGCCGCTGCAAATGATGGCCAATAACGGCATCTTTATCATTGACGACTTGGGTCGTCAGACGATGCCCGTCGCGACTTTGCTTAATCGCTGGATCGTGCCGATGGAGTACTTTTACGACTATCTTTCTCTACCCAACGGACAGCAAATCACGATTCCGTTTATCCTTACTCTCGCGTTTTCTACGAACCTGGATCCGGAAAAGATCAGTGATCCTGCATTTTTGCGTCGATTAGGCTACAAAATTCAATTTGGTCCTTTGCTGGAAACGGAGTATCGCCAGCTATGGGACAAGCTCTCTCAAGGTCGTAAGCTACAACTCGCAGAGGGCTGTTTTCCTACCTTGCTCGATCTACATCAGCAGCACAGTGTGGGTTTTTATCCTTGTATTCCCAAAGATTTGGTGGGTATCAGCCGCGATATCATTGTTTTCGAGGAAGCTGAGCCAGTCATCACCTCAGATATCGTCGCCCGAGCTTGGGAAGTCTACTTTACAGCGGACGGTAAAGGGGGAGGTGCTCGATGA
- a CDS encoding helix-turn-helix domain-containing protein, which produces MDVLHKGYWLGQSITYVPKDMVRNLEQHFHLLDYGYDVSVLSESDIHFCFFFYESTFHSLFLTAVKLCQNLDKKLVVIHAQPLPAEFDELEVMFASFNIETDDMHLWVEELNKQVIYQFTQHQDILDIHKLTQNHTNKHISKDLVEMLRYIEKNLSRTIREEDVAEYCHYSVTYFSKFFHKTIGVSFRDYLTLKRIALAKQLLVSDKKEKISFIAFQCGYNDVSYFSRIFKKKTGISPATYRQLH; this is translated from the coding sequence GTGGATGTACTTCATAAAGGCTACTGGCTTGGTCAATCAATCACCTACGTACCCAAAGATATGGTACGTAACTTAGAACAGCACTTTCATCTGCTTGACTACGGTTACGATGTGTCTGTTTTGAGTGAGTCCGACATCCATTTTTGTTTCTTCTTTTATGAAAGCACCTTTCATTCTCTGTTTCTTACCGCAGTCAAGCTATGTCAAAACTTAGATAAAAAGCTAGTGGTGATTCACGCCCAGCCGCTTCCAGCTGAGTTTGATGAGTTGGAGGTGATGTTTGCTTCGTTCAATATAGAAACCGATGATATGCACCTTTGGGTTGAGGAGCTCAACAAGCAAGTCATCTATCAGTTTACTCAACATCAAGACATTTTGGACATCCATAAGCTCACCCAAAATCACACCAACAAACACATCAGCAAAGATTTGGTGGAAATGCTGCGATATATAGAAAAAAACTTATCGCGTACTATTCGTGAAGAGGACGTGGCCGAATACTGTCATTACTCAGTGACCTATTTTTCCAAGTTTTTTCACAAAACCATTGGAGTGAGCTTTCGTGACTATTTAACCTTGAAACGCATCGCGTTAGCCAAGCAACTACTGGTCAGTGATAAAAAGGAGAAAATTTCATTCATCGCTTTTCAGTGTGGCTATAACGATGTGTCTTACTTCTCAAGGATATTCAAAAAGAAAACCGGAATTAGCCCTGCCACCTACCGTCAACTACACTAA
- a CDS encoding TadE/TadG family type IV pilus assembly protein: MSKPISCSARGRQQGLAAVEMLITVPILVAILLAITEFGHAFIQYNTINKMAQNGVRHATADILGTGSTVPCNNATTVSDTINVVLYGRTSAANATPIMEGVTAEDVTMSCAGKYVTITVNHQYTPIIDAISSSTSFDVPLIASAVMRTEP, from the coding sequence ATGAGTAAGCCTATAAGTTGTAGCGCGCGCGGCAGACAACAAGGCTTAGCCGCGGTAGAGATGCTGATTACCGTGCCGATCTTGGTCGCCATTTTGCTAGCGATCACCGAGTTCGGTCATGCGTTTATTCAGTACAACACCATCAACAAAATGGCGCAAAATGGTGTCAGACATGCCACGGCCGACATTTTGGGCACCGGGAGCACGGTGCCGTGCAATAACGCGACCACGGTGTCTGATACGATTAATGTGGTGCTTTACGGTCGAACCTCGGCCGCGAATGCGACACCAATAATGGAAGGGGTCACCGCAGAAGATGTCACCATGAGCTGTGCGGGCAAGTATGTGACGATCACCGTCAACCACCAATATACGCCCATTATTGATGCTATCTCCTCAAGTACTTCGTTCGATGTGCCACTGATCGCCTCGGCAGTAATGAGGACAGAACCATGA
- the cpaB gene encoding Flp pilus assembly protein CpaB has translation MSRSQVILLFLLSIAFGLGAVFFAKQWMDRQLTPQTEVEVVEREPVLVAAQEIPSGSIIEQQHVSAKLLEVAWRDESQFSAEEALLGQVAATTIYPGEIITQNRLANSGEGSTLAALIPEDKRAVTIRVNDVIGVAGFLLPGNRVDVLNTISYSRTSARTLTVLKNIKVLAVDQTARTAENKPIIVRAVTLEVSPSEAEKLLSARSKGEIQLTLRNPHAEEEKVVKRYVAPSVTILKGTEKSNIRVKD, from the coding sequence ATGAGTCGAAGCCAAGTTATCTTATTATTCTTACTTTCTATTGCTTTTGGTTTAGGCGCGGTTTTTTTTGCTAAGCAGTGGATGGATCGGCAACTGACGCCACAGACTGAGGTTGAAGTGGTTGAGCGTGAACCTGTGTTGGTCGCCGCGCAAGAGATACCATCTGGAAGCATTATTGAACAACAACACGTTAGCGCGAAGTTGCTTGAAGTCGCTTGGCGAGATGAAAGCCAATTCTCTGCTGAAGAGGCACTGCTCGGGCAGGTTGCCGCGACGACGATTTATCCGGGAGAGATCATTACCCAGAACCGTCTCGCCAACTCCGGTGAAGGTTCGACGTTGGCTGCGCTGATTCCGGAAGACAAACGAGCGGTCACGATTCGTGTTAATGATGTTATCGGCGTTGCGGGTTTTCTTTTACCCGGAAACCGAGTCGATGTGTTAAATACCATCAGCTATAGCCGGACTTCTGCACGCACCTTAACTGTGCTGAAAAACATTAAAGTGCTAGCGGTCGACCAAACGGCGAGAACGGCCGAAAACAAACCGATTATCGTTCGCGCCGTGACACTCGAAGTCTCACCGAGTGAAGCTGAAAAACTATTGTCAGCGCGCAGTAAGGGAGAGATCCAGCTGACACTACGCAATCCTCATGCGGAAGAAGAAAAAGTCGTCAAACGATACGTTGCTCCAAGTGTCACGATTCTAAAAGGCACAGAGAAGAGCAATATTAGAGTCAAGGATTGA
- a CDS encoding prepilin peptidase translates to MLIVNYLIWLGFVSIAVSDAREHRIPNTYLLIVLTLCLLHIFLQPDVWSSLVTAFAGGAVLFFASLVLHLVRVMAPGDVKLLGVVGFWLGWGNLMAASAWIACASVVVGLFYAALNRIRTGASIKDLITKYSLLAAYGSQTNAIVAGKGALEHKLRMPFAPVVVIGLALFYYF, encoded by the coding sequence GTGTTGATTGTCAATTATCTAATCTGGTTAGGCTTTGTCTCGATTGCTGTCAGTGACGCGAGAGAACACCGTATTCCTAACACGTATTTGTTAATCGTACTTACTCTTTGTTTGCTTCATATTTTTTTACAGCCGGATGTTTGGTCATCGCTGGTCACTGCTTTCGCAGGAGGGGCGGTACTATTTTTCGCTTCTTTGGTTTTGCATCTGGTGAGAGTCATGGCGCCCGGTGATGTCAAATTACTTGGTGTGGTCGGGTTTTGGCTCGGATGGGGTAACTTAATGGCAGCGTCGGCATGGATTGCTTGTGCGAGCGTGGTGGTAGGACTGTTTTACGCCGCTTTGAATCGGATAAGGACAGGGGCGTCAATCAAAGACTTGATAACAAAATATTCGCTTCTCGCTGCTTATGGTAGCCAAACTAACGCTATAGTGGCAGGGAAGGGGGCACTTGAACACAAGCTACGTATGCCTTTTGCGCCAGTGGTGGTGATTGGATTGGCGCTTTTCTACTACTTCTAA
- a CDS encoding TadE/TadG family type IV pilus assembly protein: MNKQQGVTIIEFTLISTALMLIIFSVIEVGRYVYSLQTINDVTRVAARLAAVCRVEDRNDIPALAIPDYAPGGLTANNIVVDYLDADGNVVTGTLTDDDVFSTIRYVRARIVNFSYQFTGLLSFVNLTGVLIVPDFETIRPRENLGHHRRSDGTESSSDC, from the coding sequence ATGAACAAACAACAAGGCGTGACCATCATCGAGTTCACCTTAATTTCGACCGCACTGATGTTGATTATTTTTTCAGTGATTGAAGTGGGGCGATACGTGTATTCGCTGCAGACCATCAACGACGTGACTCGAGTGGCTGCGCGCTTGGCGGCGGTGTGTCGTGTGGAAGATCGCAACGACATTCCAGCACTGGCGATCCCTGATTATGCTCCAGGAGGGCTGACAGCAAACAACATTGTTGTCGATTATTTGGATGCAGACGGAAATGTTGTGACCGGAACTCTGACAGATGACGATGTGTTTTCTACAATTAGATATGTGAGAGCGCGAATCGTGAATTTTAGTTATCAATTCACAGGGTTATTAAGCTTCGTTAACTTAACTGGCGTGTTAATCGTTCCCGATTTTGAAACGATTCGCCCGCGAGAAAATTTAGGCCACCACCGACGCTCAGATGGAACTGAGAGTAGCTCGGATTGCTAG
- a CDS encoding Flp family type IVb pilin — protein sequence MSKLIKNITDFIQDEEGLTVVEYVVGAGLIVIALATVFDQLGGLLSDELNTIFDEAPAGGDAGGV from the coding sequence ATGAGCAAGCTAATTAAAAACATCACCGACTTTATTCAAGACGAAGAAGGTTTGACTGTGGTCGAATACGTGGTAGGTGCAGGTTTGATCGTTATCGCTCTAGCGACTGTATTTGACCAACTAGGAGGGTTACTTTCTGATGAGTTGAACACCATTTTTGATGAAGCACCAGCTGGTGGTGATGCTGGAGGGGTTTAA
- a CDS encoding Flp family type IVb pilin, giving the protein MSRLTTRANAFFADESGLTVVEYVVGAGLMVIVFTGVFAAFSDSLISELNTIF; this is encoded by the coding sequence ATGAGCAGACTAACAACAAGGGCAAATGCATTCTTTGCCGATGAAAGTGGTTTAACCGTAGTGGAGTATGTGGTTGGTGCTGGGCTGATGGTGATTGTTTTTACCGGTGTATTTGCCGCGTTCAGCGATTCTTTAATTTCTGAATTAAACACAATTTTCTAG
- a CDS encoding type II and III secretion system protein family protein, translated as MRKIIVFITFLFIFSMSSQAATQSGKVVTVPHHKSTHVTLAGKAKRVSLGDPDVLDIVMLKSDEVFLIGKKLGSTNLMAWDSRGRLIESINIEVTHDLNSLKAKLYEFLPNESIEVHSAQNRLILSGQVSHQTAMNIALRVAETYSAGQEADKENKSLSEQVQKTGVINLMTIGGAQQVMLEVTVAEVQRSLVRKFDASFHFFQQNGKFGWGGTSGGGVIDDLVGGGIGPIFTAPSIDSTGLLGTFIDSNTLFTFALDIAKQNGTAKVLAEPNLTSLSGSKAEFLAGGEFPIPVPDENGITIEYKEYGVGLKFIPTVLSDQKINLNLAVDVSEIANTSSLTLSPGETNSTYVIPPITRRSASSTLEMADGQTIGIAGLMSENVRDVIKEMPGFSDIPILGQLFNSQEYISGETELVILVTPRLAKPIDRRKVTLPTDFYVEPNDFEYYLLGRGAYIAPANKAQAPGQQELEYVDRSKGGTEGTFGHSL; from the coding sequence ATGCGCAAGATAATTGTTTTCATTACATTTCTGTTCATCTTTAGCATGAGCTCTCAAGCGGCGACTCAGTCTGGCAAAGTAGTCACGGTGCCGCACCATAAGTCGACCCATGTTACTCTGGCAGGCAAAGCGAAGCGGGTCTCTCTCGGGGATCCCGATGTGCTCGATATCGTGATGCTTAAGTCTGATGAAGTGTTTTTGATTGGTAAGAAGTTGGGCTCGACTAACTTAATGGCATGGGACAGTCGCGGGCGACTGATTGAGTCGATCAATATCGAAGTGACCCACGATCTTAATAGTCTTAAGGCTAAGCTGTATGAGTTTTTGCCCAATGAGTCTATTGAAGTGCATAGCGCGCAAAATCGCTTGATTTTAAGCGGGCAAGTGAGCCATCAGACGGCAATGAATATCGCTCTTCGTGTTGCTGAAACCTACTCGGCAGGTCAAGAAGCAGATAAAGAGAACAAGTCACTCAGTGAGCAAGTACAGAAAACCGGCGTGATTAACTTAATGACGATTGGTGGCGCTCAGCAGGTTATGCTGGAAGTGACCGTCGCCGAAGTGCAGCGCAGTTTGGTGAGAAAGTTCGATGCCAGTTTCCATTTCTTTCAACAAAACGGCAAGTTCGGTTGGGGGGGAACCTCAGGAGGAGGCGTTATTGATGATCTAGTCGGCGGAGGAATTGGGCCGATTTTCACCGCGCCTAGCATTGATAGTACTGGTTTGTTGGGAACCTTTATTGATAGCAATACCTTGTTTACCTTTGCTCTCGACATCGCCAAACAGAACGGTACTGCCAAAGTGTTGGCCGAGCCCAACTTGACCTCTCTCAGTGGTTCGAAAGCTGAGTTCTTAGCCGGGGGGGAATTCCCGATTCCTGTCCCTGATGAAAACGGCATCACCATTGAATATAAAGAGTACGGTGTCGGATTGAAGTTTATTCCTACGGTTTTATCCGATCAAAAAATCAATTTAAACCTTGCCGTGGATGTCAGTGAGATCGCTAATACCTCGTCGCTTACGCTATCCCCGGGGGAAACTAACAGTACCTATGTGATTCCACCTATTACTCGTCGTAGCGCTTCTTCTACCCTTGAGATGGCGGACGGGCAAACCATAGGCATTGCCGGCTTGATGAGTGAAAACGTTCGAGATGTCATTAAAGAGATGCCAGGATTTAGTGATATTCCGATTCTAGGTCAGTTGTTTAATAGCCAAGAGTATATTTCTGGAGAAACAGAGTTGGTGATTTTGGTCACTCCTCGTTTGGCGAAACCGATAGACCGAAGGAAAGTGACGCTCCCAACAGACTTTTACGTTGAACCCAATGATTTTGAGTATTACTTATTAGGACGAGGTGCCTATATTGCACCTGCCAACAAGGCTCAAGCCCCGGGGCAACAGGAACTTGAGTATGTGGATCGCAGTAAAGGCGGTACAGAAGGCACATTTGGACATAGTCTGTAG
- a CDS encoding AMP-binding protein: MIQPNELSKPTCALPPPNEMILKWAAERPDQVYLKQTINRQHVEFTYAQVADQALKLVSALNDLGVKPGDKVALISKNCAEWFICDLAMMLGDFVSVPIFPTAGADTIEYCLTHSESKAMIAGKLDDASATQQVIDSVADIITIALPYDSAPRCQHQYTDLIAAASPSDARPQHYDDKLMSIVYTSGTSGLPKGAMLTYGAFCWSAQQLINHIGIEEEDRLFSYLPLAHITERVYIFGSSIMGGVETAFPESLDTFIEDVKMQRPTLFISVPRLWTLFQQRIQDKLPPKKLNLLLKIPFVNSLIKKKLAEGLGLDKARVLGCGSAPVSPALLEWYRSVGLNITEAWGMTESFAYSTLNYPFRADKIGSVGNAGPGIELKIAADDEIMVRSKGMFSGYYKNDIATQESFDSEGWLHTGDIGAIDSEGYLTIQGRKKDTFKTAKGKFVAPVPIEKKLFEYSRVEMMCLIGLGLPAPILLVVPHDFPNFDRARYERTTKKVIARMNAELESHEQIKGVLMIKDPWTIENGILTPTLKIKRHVLEQKYHDVGQNWPKGQLVVWEE; the protein is encoded by the coding sequence ATGATTCAGCCTAACGAGTTGAGCAAACCAACCTGTGCTCTCCCGCCACCGAATGAAATGATCTTAAAATGGGCTGCGGAGCGGCCTGATCAAGTCTACCTAAAACAAACCATCAACCGTCAACATGTTGAGTTTACTTATGCTCAAGTCGCCGACCAAGCGCTAAAACTCGTTAGTGCGCTCAATGACTTAGGGGTTAAGCCAGGCGATAAAGTCGCCTTGATTTCAAAGAACTGCGCCGAGTGGTTTATTTGCGATCTCGCCATGATGCTCGGGGACTTTGTCAGTGTGCCGATTTTCCCAACTGCCGGCGCTGATACGATTGAATACTGTTTGACCCACAGTGAAAGTAAGGCAATGATTGCCGGTAAACTTGATGATGCCTCAGCAACACAACAAGTGATCGATAGCGTTGCAGATATCATCACCATTGCGTTGCCTTACGACTCCGCGCCGCGATGCCAGCATCAGTATACAGATTTGATAGCAGCAGCATCACCGAGTGACGCTCGCCCACAACATTATGACGATAAACTGATGTCTATTGTGTATACCTCTGGCACCTCGGGGCTTCCAAAAGGGGCAATGCTCACCTATGGAGCATTCTGCTGGTCTGCGCAACAACTGATCAATCACATCGGTATCGAAGAAGAAGATCGCTTATTCTCCTACTTGCCGCTGGCACACATTACCGAACGCGTCTATATTTTCGGCTCATCAATCATGGGCGGGGTCGAAACAGCCTTTCCTGAATCGCTCGACACCTTCATTGAAGATGTCAAAATGCAAAGACCGACGCTATTTATCTCAGTCCCACGTTTATGGACGCTGTTCCAACAACGGATTCAAGACAAACTTCCGCCCAAAAAACTTAATTTGCTGCTCAAGATTCCATTCGTTAACTCATTGATTAAGAAAAAACTGGCTGAAGGGCTCGGATTAGACAAAGCTCGAGTACTTGGTTGTGGTTCTGCGCCGGTTTCTCCTGCTCTACTCGAGTGGTATCGCAGTGTCGGCTTAAACATCACCGAAGCATGGGGCATGACCGAATCATTTGCCTACAGCACATTAAACTACCCATTCAGAGCAGATAAAATCGGCAGTGTCGGTAATGCCGGGCCGGGAATTGAGCTCAAGATAGCTGCAGATGATGAAATCATGGTGCGAAGCAAAGGCATGTTTTCGGGGTACTACAAAAACGATATTGCGACGCAAGAGTCATTTGATTCAGAAGGATGGCTGCATACTGGTGATATTGGTGCGATTGACAGTGAAGGTTATCTCACCATTCAAGGGCGTAAAAAAGATACCTTTAAAACGGCAAAAGGTAAGTTCGTCGCCCCTGTACCGATCGAGAAAAAACTGTTTGAGTACAGCCGAGTTGAGATGATGTGTTTGATTGGCCTTGGCCTGCCAGCACCTATCTTGTTAGTTGTGCCGCATGACTTCCCTAACTTCGATCGAGCTCGCTACGAGAGAACCACAAAGAAAGTGATCGCACGAATGAACGCTGAACTGGAATCTCACGAACAGATCAAAGGGGTGTTGATGATCAAAGACCCTTGGACCATAGAAAACGGGATTCTAACCCCAACATTGAAGATCAAGCGCCACGTTCTTGAGCAGAAATACCACGATGTAGGACAAAATTGGCCAAAAGGTCAGCTCGTTGTATGGGAAGAGTAA